Proteins encoded in a region of the Zea mays cultivar B73 chromosome 4, Zm-B73-REFERENCE-NAM-5.0, whole genome shotgun sequence genome:
- the LOC118476972 gene encoding protein FAM32A-like has product MLEYQNVVGGRLQLKGKALDVKDGGVKKKKKKYQREESSQTESDKNGDEKNPHSDYDHLTRAERRYIDQKQKIDMKKMAKVANKSYKDRMQDFNQYLANLSEHYDIPKVGPG; this is encoded by the coding sequence ATGTTGGAATACCAAAACGTCGTTGGAGGGCGGCTGCAGCTGAAGGGTAAAGCGCTGGACGTGAAAGATGGTGGagtaaagaaaaagaagaagaagtacCAACGTGAGGAGTCGTCTCAGACTGAATCTGATAAGAATGGAGACGAAAAGAACCCACATTCTGACTATGACCATCTCACACGAGCAGAGCGCCGCTACATAGATCAGAAGCAGAAGATCGACATGAAGAAGATGGCCAAAGTCGCAAACAAGTCGTACAAGGACCGCATGCAGGACTTCAACCAATACCTGGCTAACCTCAGCGAGCACTATGACATCCCCAAAGTTGGTCCTGGCTAA